Proteins encoded by one window of Micromonospora coxensis:
- a CDS encoding serine hydrolase domain-containing protein produces MLQRYLQPTPENPNHPTYPGAVVWALADGEPTDHLAVGEALRYDAGPVLLPAAKRVAMRLDSIFDLASLTKVYTAILTLQQVDKGRIDLDAPVVRYLPEFTGTGKSAVTVAMLLAHTSGLPVGAKVTGYTTMTERWRAVLTTPLVSGAVPGTVFRYSSVGLMVAGKLVEKVTGLSLDRALKVNLTEPLGLRYTGFNPNTWLSSTDRANRLVATDARSSRGLLRGVVHDDVANHLGGIAGHAGLFGTAAEVAVIGQMLLNGGSYGGTRILAEDTVARMLRNANTGLPAVDPERPGRTSDHGLGVVLNQPWFMGKLARPTTFGHTGFTGTSMLVEPDRRRVLVLLTNRAHPNWSWANPDPARVAVANTFA; encoded by the coding sequence GTGCTCCAGCGGTACCTCCAGCCGACCCCGGAGAACCCGAACCACCCCACGTACCCCGGTGCGGTGGTCTGGGCGCTGGCCGACGGTGAGCCGACCGATCATCTGGCGGTGGGTGAGGCCCTACGCTACGACGCCGGCCCGGTGCTGCTGCCCGCCGCGAAGCGGGTCGCCATGCGGCTCGACTCGATCTTCGACCTGGCCTCGCTCACCAAGGTCTACACCGCGATCCTCACCCTGCAACAGGTCGACAAGGGCCGCATCGACCTCGACGCGCCCGTGGTGCGCTACCTCCCCGAATTCACCGGCACCGGCAAGTCCGCCGTCACGGTCGCGATGCTTCTGGCCCACACCAGCGGCCTGCCGGTCGGGGCGAAGGTGACCGGCTACACCACGATGACCGAGCGATGGCGCGCGGTGCTGACCACACCACTGGTCAGCGGAGCGGTACCAGGCACAGTCTTCCGCTACTCCAGCGTGGGTCTGATGGTCGCCGGCAAGCTCGTCGAGAAGGTCACCGGCCTCAGCCTCGACCGGGCCCTCAAGGTCAACCTGACCGAGCCACTGGGGCTGCGGTACACCGGCTTCAACCCGAACACCTGGCTCAGCTCGACCGACCGGGCCAACCGGCTGGTCGCCACCGACGCCCGCTCCTCCCGGGGCCTGCTGCGCGGCGTGGTGCACGACGACGTGGCCAACCACCTCGGCGGCATCGCCGGCCACGCCGGCCTCTTCGGCACCGCCGCGGAGGTCGCGGTCATCGGGCAGATGCTGCTCAACGGCGGCAGCTACGGCGGGACGCGCATCCTCGCCGAGGACACCGTCGCCCGAATGCTGCGCAATGCCAACACCGGACTGCCCGCAGTCGATCCGGAACGCCCGGGACGCACCTCCGACCACGGACTCGGCGTGGTACTCAACCAACCCTGGTTCATGGGCAAACTCGCCCGGCCCACCACCTTCGGACACACCGGATTCACCGGGACCTCGATGCTGGTCGAGCCGGACCGGCGCAGGGTCCTGGTCCTGCTCACCAACCGGGCCCACCCGAACTGGAGCTGGGCCAACCCCGACCCGGCCCGGGTCGCTGTTGCCAACACCTTCGCCTAG
- a CDS encoding TIGR03943 family putative permease subunit produces the protein MNRQAQACVLLLLGGAVLRASLTDLYLRYVKEELRPFLIAASLLLIAAAVMTLWYDLRPALRRAPADDADPGDAHHDDHDGHGHHEPRVAWLLILPALGLLLVAPPALGAYAANQSGTSLAAGKLPEYPPLPEGDPAVITVYDYAVRAVFDKGQSIGDRRVKVTGFTVAGRDGRPVLTRMRLSCCAADGLPTKVALSGNTPSGLADDTWIEVTGRYSSQLARDPVNDFEIPYLEVESWRQVPAPRDPYE, from the coding sequence GTGAACCGTCAGGCCCAGGCATGCGTCCTGCTGCTGCTCGGCGGGGCGGTGCTGCGCGCCAGCCTCACCGACCTCTACCTGCGCTACGTCAAGGAGGAGCTGCGCCCCTTCCTGATCGCAGCCAGCCTGCTGCTGATCGCCGCGGCGGTGATGACCCTCTGGTACGACCTGCGCCCCGCCCTGCGCCGGGCCCCGGCGGACGACGCGGACCCCGGCGACGCGCACCACGACGACCACGACGGGCACGGGCACCACGAGCCACGGGTGGCCTGGCTGCTCATCCTGCCGGCGCTGGGCCTGCTGCTGGTCGCCCCGCCGGCCCTCGGCGCGTACGCGGCCAACCAGTCCGGCACCTCGCTGGCGGCCGGGAAACTGCCCGAGTACCCGCCGCTGCCCGAGGGCGACCCGGCCGTCATCACCGTGTACGACTACGCCGTCCGGGCCGTGTTCGACAAGGGACAGTCGATCGGCGACCGGCGGGTCAAGGTCACCGGATTCACCGTCGCCGGCCGGGACGGGCGGCCCGTGCTGACCCGGATGCGGCTGTCCTGCTGCGCCGCCGACGGCCTACCCACCAAGGTCGCCCTGAGCGGCAACACGCCCTCGGGGCTGGCCGACGACACCTGGATCGAGGTGACCGGCCGCTACAGCAGCCAGCTCGCCCGGGACCCGGTCAACGACTTCGAGATCCCCTACCTGGAGGTGGAGAGCTGGCGGCAGGTGCCGGCGCCCCGCGACCCGTACGAGTGA
- a CDS encoding permease codes for MGSVEVLAALLILLIVLRQPLAELLTAPSLATWTTVFVSVMVQAVPFLVFGVLLSAAIAVFVPRSFWARALPRHPALAVPVASAAGVVLPGCECGSVPIAGSLIRRGVTPAAALAFLLAAPAINPIVLTATAVAFPANPEMVVGRAVASLVVAMVMGWLWLRLGRADWIRLPRRPDLDDTSRGKAFWSAVRHDIVHAGGFLVIGAMAAASINVLVPERWLQALADQPVLSVLALAALAVLLSICSEADAFVAASLSQFSLTARLTFLVVGPMVDLKLIAMQTGIFGRGFAARFAPTTFVVAVVVAAVTGMVLL; via the coding sequence ATCGGTTCGGTCGAGGTGCTCGCCGCGCTGCTGATCCTGCTGATCGTCCTGCGCCAGCCCCTCGCCGAACTGCTCACCGCACCCTCGCTGGCCACCTGGACCACCGTCTTCGTCTCGGTGATGGTGCAGGCCGTGCCGTTCCTGGTCTTCGGGGTGCTGCTCTCCGCGGCCATCGCGGTCTTCGTCCCGCGCTCCTTCTGGGCCCGCGCGCTGCCCCGCCACCCCGCCCTCGCCGTGCCGGTGGCCAGCGCCGCCGGGGTGGTGCTGCCCGGCTGCGAGTGCGGATCGGTGCCGATCGCCGGGTCGCTGATCCGCCGGGGCGTCACCCCGGCCGCCGCACTGGCCTTCCTGCTCGCCGCCCCGGCGATCAACCCGATCGTGCTGACCGCCACCGCCGTGGCGTTCCCCGCCAACCCGGAGATGGTCGTCGGCCGGGCGGTGGCCAGCCTCGTCGTCGCCATGGTGATGGGCTGGCTGTGGCTGCGCCTCGGCCGGGCCGACTGGATCCGCCTGCCGCGCCGGCCCGACCTCGACGACACCTCACGCGGCAAGGCGTTCTGGTCTGCGGTGCGACACGACATCGTGCACGCCGGCGGGTTCCTGGTCATCGGGGCGATGGCCGCCGCCAGCATCAACGTCCTGGTGCCGGAGCGCTGGTTGCAGGCGCTGGCCGACCAGCCGGTGCTCTCGGTGCTGGCGCTGGCCGCGCTCGCGGTCCTGCTGTCCATCTGCTCGGAGGCCGACGCCTTCGTCGCCGCCTCGCTGTCGCAGTTCTCGCTCACCGCCCGGCTGACCTTCCTGGTGGTCGGACCGATGGTCGACCTCAAGCTGATCGCCATGCAGACCGGGATCTTCGGGCGCGGCTTCGCCGCCCGCTTCGCCCCCACCACGTTCGTCGTCGCGGTCGTCGTCGCCGCCGTCACCGGGATGGTGCTGCTGTGA
- a CDS encoding type B 50S ribosomal protein L31 encodes MKPGIHPEYRPVVYRDRAADFAFLTRSTATSDQTVEWTDGNTYPVIDVQISSASHPFWTGRQRLLDTEGRVEKFRAKYARRGPRHPR; translated from the coding sequence GTGAAGCCCGGAATCCACCCCGAGTACCGGCCCGTCGTCTACCGCGACCGCGCCGCCGACTTCGCCTTCCTCACCCGGTCCACGGCGACCAGCGACCAGACCGTCGAGTGGACCGACGGCAACACCTACCCCGTGATCGACGTGCAGATCTCCTCCGCCAGCCACCCCTTCTGGACCGGCCGGCAGCGGTTGCTCGACACCGAGGGCCGGGTGGAGAAGTTCCGCGCGAAGTACGCCCGGCGCGGGCCCCGACACCCGCGATGA
- a CDS encoding CobW family GTP-binding protein encodes MPTSPLAPADAAAPTADTRPSLTVLSGFWPAATFAAARALLAADPTLLLVRHDISGVRAGAVRRVVRSGTGLLEDERVDLAHGCVSCTLREDVLPTLARLARTHPDRDLLLMLPEVVEPEAVAAACAHCPVDGTPLTDLLRVDSYVTVVDAEHLLDGLASTDDLKTLGIHAADDDHRALADVVVRQIEYADTLVLWGEAGDGAYETGRLAVLLERLAPWATLVRVDGDLVDAGDLSRRLRGTRRHRPEIPGVLARGLAGYALGTHEPHPDCGVVSVVFRARRPFHPGRLHDVLEEVHADVLRSRGHLWLASQPETVVTWEFAGGGLGMAAAGRWLAALPDPHWADVGDQRRLAAALDWDPYYGDRHQHLAFIGLDLDPAALHRTLARCLLTDAELADGEAAWRALPDPFADCFPLPDLTDDRTEGATAP; translated from the coding sequence ATGCCGACATCCCCACTCGCTCCCGCCGACGCCGCCGCACCGACCGCCGACACCCGCCCGTCGCTGACCGTGCTCAGCGGCTTCTGGCCGGCCGCCACCTTCGCCGCCGCCCGGGCGCTGCTCGCCGCCGACCCGACCCTGCTGCTGGTACGCCACGACATCAGCGGCGTCCGGGCCGGGGCCGTGCGCCGGGTGGTCCGCAGCGGCACCGGCCTGCTGGAGGACGAACGGGTCGACCTGGCGCACGGCTGCGTCTCCTGCACCCTGCGCGAGGACGTGCTGCCCACCCTGGCCCGGCTCGCCCGCACCCACCCCGACCGGGACCTGCTGCTGATGCTGCCCGAGGTCGTCGAACCGGAGGCGGTCGCCGCCGCCTGCGCGCACTGCCCGGTCGACGGCACACCCCTGACCGACCTGCTGCGCGTCGACTCGTACGTCACCGTCGTCGACGCCGAACACCTGCTCGACGGCCTCGCCAGCACCGACGACCTGAAGACCCTCGGCATCCACGCCGCCGACGACGACCACCGCGCGCTCGCCGACGTCGTCGTCCGGCAGATCGAGTACGCCGACACCCTCGTGCTGTGGGGCGAGGCCGGCGACGGCGCGTACGAGACCGGCCGGCTGGCGGTGCTGCTGGAACGGCTGGCCCCCTGGGCCACACTGGTCCGCGTCGACGGTGACCTCGTCGACGCCGGGGACCTGTCCCGGCGGCTGCGCGGCACCCGGCGGCACCGCCCGGAGATCCCCGGCGTCCTCGCCCGCGGCCTGGCCGGGTACGCGCTCGGCACCCACGAGCCCCACCCGGACTGCGGCGTGGTCTCCGTGGTGTTCCGCGCCCGCCGCCCGTTCCACCCCGGCCGGCTGCACGACGTGCTGGAGGAGGTCCACGCCGACGTCCTGCGCTCCCGCGGACACCTCTGGCTGGCCAGCCAGCCGGAAACCGTGGTGACCTGGGAGTTCGCCGGTGGCGGCCTCGGCATGGCAGCCGCGGGCCGCTGGCTCGCCGCGCTCCCCGACCCCCACTGGGCCGACGTCGGCGACCAGCGCCGGCTCGCCGCCGCGCTGGACTGGGACCCCTACTACGGCGACCGGCACCAGCACCTGGCCTTCATCGGCCTGGACCTCGACCCGGCCGCGCTGCACCGCACCCTCGCCCGGTGCCTGCTCACCGACGCCGAACTCGCCGACGGCGAGGCCGCCTGGCGCGCCCTGCCCGACCCCTTCGCCGACTGCTTCCCCCTCCCCGACCTCACCGACGACCGCACCGAAGGAGCCACCGCCCCGTGA
- the rpmB gene encoding 50S ribosomal protein L28, giving the protein MSRRCDVTGAVPSFGNAVSHSHRRTRRQWRPNLQRHRYWLPSERRWVTLTLTARALRTVDRDGIEKVVARARARGVRL; this is encoded by the coding sequence TTGTCCAGACGCTGTGACGTCACCGGCGCCGTGCCGAGCTTCGGCAACGCCGTGTCCCACTCGCACCGCCGCACCCGCCGGCAGTGGCGGCCGAACCTCCAGCGGCACCGTTACTGGCTGCCGTCCGAGCGGCGGTGGGTCACCCTGACCCTCACCGCCCGCGCGCTGCGCACCGTCGACCGCGACGGCATCGAGAAGGTCGTGGCGCGCGCCCGCGCCCGGGGGGTGCGGCTCTGA
- the rpmG gene encoding 50S ribosomal protein L33 gives MARQTDVRPVVKLRSTVGTGYTYVTRKNRRNDPDRLVLRKYDPLVRRHVDFREER, from the coding sequence ATGGCCCGGCAGACCGACGTCCGCCCGGTGGTCAAGCTCCGCAGCACCGTCGGCACCGGCTACACGTACGTCACCCGCAAGAACCGCCGCAACGACCCGGACCGACTGGTCCTGCGCAAGTACGACCCCCTCGTCCGCCGGCACGTCGACTTCCGCGAGGAGCGCTGA
- the rpsN gene encoding 30S ribosomal protein S14 encodes MVRRVRRGRQARRVRLADRYAECRRAVRHPDPAVRDEAVRRLARLPRDAGPVRLRRRDQVDGRPRDVLRRFGLSRVRMRELALRGELPGVRRASR; translated from the coding sequence ATGGTCCGCCGGGTCCGGCGCGGGCGGCAGGCCCGGCGGGTGCGCCTCGCCGACCGGTACGCCGAGTGCCGGCGGGCCGTCCGGCACCCGGACCCGGCGGTGCGCGACGAGGCGGTACGCCGGCTGGCCCGGCTGCCCCGCGACGCCGGCCCGGTCCGGCTGCGCCGGCGCGACCAGGTCGACGGCCGCCCCCGGGATGTGCTGCGCCGCTTCGGCCTGTCCCGGGTACGGATGCGGGAACTCGCCCTGCGCGGCGAGCTGCCGGGGGTGCGCAGGGCGTCCCGGTGA
- a CDS encoding ATP-binding protein: MKIAFVGKGGSGKTTLAALFARHLVAAGRPLLAVDADINQHLAVALGATAEQAAQLPPLGEALPRIKEYLRGDNPRITSAAAMVKTTPPGAGSRLLRVAEENPIWASHVRRVGDVRLAVTGAFTESDLGVACYHSKVGAVELLLNHLADPPDEYVVVDMTAGADSFASGLFTRFDRTFLVCEPTLRSVGVYRQYAAYARDYGVALSVVGNKVEDDSDVDFLREHVGEDLLACLGRSPYVRRAERGTVGPLDELEPANRAVLGRLTEAVDATVQDWPTFTRQAHEFHRRNAAAWANERAGEDLTAQIDPDFVMGPTALSPAPA; this comes from the coding sequence ATGAAGATCGCATTCGTCGGCAAGGGCGGCAGCGGCAAGACCACCCTGGCCGCACTCTTCGCCCGCCACCTCGTCGCGGCCGGCCGCCCGCTGCTCGCCGTCGACGCCGACATCAACCAGCACCTGGCCGTCGCGCTCGGCGCGACGGCGGAGCAGGCCGCCCAGCTGCCGCCCCTGGGCGAGGCGCTGCCCCGGATCAAGGAGTACCTGCGCGGCGACAACCCGCGTATCACCTCGGCCGCCGCGATGGTCAAGACCACCCCGCCCGGGGCCGGCTCCCGGCTGCTGCGGGTGGCCGAGGAGAACCCGATCTGGGCGTCGCACGTACGCCGGGTCGGCGACGTCCGGCTCGCCGTGACCGGGGCGTTCACCGAGTCCGACCTCGGGGTCGCCTGCTACCACTCGAAGGTCGGGGCGGTGGAGCTGCTCCTCAACCACCTGGCCGACCCGCCGGACGAGTACGTGGTGGTGGACATGACCGCCGGGGCCGACTCCTTCGCCTCCGGGCTGTTCACCCGCTTCGACCGCACCTTCCTGGTCTGCGAGCCGACCCTGCGCAGCGTCGGCGTCTACCGCCAGTACGCCGCCTACGCCCGCGACTACGGCGTCGCCCTGTCGGTGGTCGGCAACAAGGTCGAGGACGACTCCGACGTGGACTTCCTGCGCGAGCACGTCGGGGAGGACCTGCTCGCCTGCCTCGGCCGCTCGCCCTACGTCCGGCGGGCCGAACGCGGCACGGTCGGCCCGCTGGACGAGCTGGAGCCGGCCAACCGTGCGGTGCTGGGCCGACTGACCGAGGCCGTCGACGCCACCGTGCAGGACTGGCCGACGTTCACCCGGCAGGCCCACGAGTTCCACCGGCGCAACGCGGCGGCCTGGGCCAACGAGCGGGCCGGCGAGGATCTCACCGCCCAGATCGACCCGGACTTCGTGATGGGCCCGACCGCGCTCTCCCCCGCCCCGGCCTGA